The Cryptomeria japonica chromosome 2, Sugi_1.0, whole genome shotgun sequence region gcaatcttggccattgatctcttTCATGAAAAGGGTTGCCTGCTGTCCTTGCATGGTGGGCTTCAGTAGCACGTCAGTGGGGTTGTAATGCCCCCTGTATTGTTGCCTTATTCAGTATCTTGCGTGTATGCGTTAGCCTCGTATGGGTTTTGCTTAGATTTCTTGGTATCTGAAATTGGGGGTTTTAAAGGAATGATCTAGGCACTGGAATGGATTTTCTTTACTTGTAAGAATTCAGTTGTCTGTTAGTGAATGAATGAACATTAGTGAGGAGTAATGTTTTGTGAGCTCTGGATTCTTTAGTGTGGCTTTGAACATTGGTCTCTGGAAGGTAGAAAAGAGTTGTGGGCGCTGAGTAATAGTGAAGGAATGAGTAAAGAAGATAGCATCAAGCTTTTGAAGAGCCAGGTTTGTTTTTGTTATTATGAATGTTTAGGGTTGTATTGGTTTGTATTTAGATCTTGATGGGATGATTTTTGTGGGTCTTAAGTTTTGCAATTAGATTTTTGTGCTGCAAGAGTTGATGATTTAAGTTTTGCAATTAGATCTTTGTGCTACAAGAGTTGATGATTTAAGTATGGCGTTTAAAACATTCTTGGCAGACGATTGTGCTTAAGGTCAACATTCACTGCGAAGGATGTAGGACGAAAGTGAAGAAACTGCTACAGAAGACTGAAGGTATGCATCCGATGCTTCTGTTTGTTCTCTCTTGGAGTTTATTGGGATGATGCAGCGTTCTTTTTCATAAATTCTAGGCTGCTTCAGAGCCCTTATTTACATATGAGCTTTCTTGCTGATCTTTTTGTAGGCAACTTGACTTGTAAGTAGTGTAGGGTGATTTAACAGTATATTGATCTGATGCAGAGTTCTTTCTATAAATACTATGCTGCTTTAGAGTCCTTATTGCATATGAGCTTTCTTGCTGATATTGTTGCAGGGAACTTGACCACTCGGCAATGTAGGAAGAGTTATCAATATGTTTGTGATTTTGTCAATGAGAATTATAACAAAGAAGTATGGCGTTTAAGTGTGGTGGCTTGTGAAATCTATGCTAATGTCTTTGCGCTTATTGTTGGCAGGTGTATATACTCATGAAATTGATAGAGAGCAGCAGAAAGTGACTGTATTAGGGAGTATAGATGCAGACAAGCTGATAAAAGTGCTGGAGAAATCTGGGAAACATGCTGAGTTATGGCCCACTGGAGGGAAGGGGAATCAGCCGAAGCAGCAAAATGAGAACAAGGAACAGAAACCTAACAAGGTTCAATTTGATCTGAGTGCTCAGAAGCCATTTAAGGGTCAGAAGGGGGAAAACGATCAAAACCCACTCAAAGCGGGTAATAAAGCTGGATTAGACTGGTGTTATGACGAATATCTCAAAGATTGTAAGTTCGACAAAGTAAATGGTGGTGATGGAAAGAAGGGTGGAGGAGCTGAAAATGGGGGAGGAAAGAAGGGTGGCGGTGGTGGTGGAGCTGAAAATGGGGGAGGAAAGAAGGCGGGAGGTGGTGATGGGCAGAAGGGCGGTGGCGCTGATGGTGGAAAGAAGGGCGGAGGTGATGGACAGAATAAATCTGGTGGTTCTGGCAAtgaggggaaaaacaatggtggagGAAAGAAAGGTGGAGGCGGAGGCGGGGGAGGAAACCCCAATCAGAATGGCGGTGGTGGGAAGAAAAACAGTGGTGGAGACGGAGATGCCAACCAAAATGGTGGAAAGAAAAATGGAGGCGGAGATGGAGGGGAAGATCAAGGTGGCGGTGGCGGTGCAGACTGGAACAAATCTGGAGGGGGTGGTGGAGGAAAGAAGGGCGGGAAAAAGGGAGGGAATGGAGGTGGCGATGGTGAGGGAGGCAACATGGGGTATTTTGATGATGTAGGCTACAACTCTCCTCCAATGGTGGGAGTTGGTTATGGTGGTGGTGGTGTTAGTTATGGTGGTGGTGGTTATGGTGGTGGTGGTGTTAGTTATGGAGGTGGCGGCGGTGGCGGTGGTGTAGGTGCTGGCTGTACCTGTCAGCATGGTGGTCCTGTGTATGGACCTTATCACGACCATGCCCATGTCCATAGTCACCTCCAACAGGGTTACGGAGCCAATGTTAATGACAGATACTTAATGATGCAATACAGACCGTCGTATCCAGTGCCGCCTCCCCCTTACTACTATCAGCAAAATCCTAATGATTATGGTACTAATCTTTTCAGTGATGAGAACGCCAGTGGCTGCTCCATCATGTAGAGCTTGGAAATGAACTGTGGTGAAATTCATGAACAGAACAtaatgtgagtgtgtgtgtgttttttgtgTTTATATGCAAGCACAGTGTCTGTCAACTGATAAAATCCAGATTGTAAGCTTGGATGAGACCACCGCAGACAAAATGTCTTTGCCTATACATTGTCTTTTTTCGTTTTGTTCTCTTCAGCAGCATATATACATGGTGGGGTTAGCTTAGGATGAGGAAGTGCAAGCGGCTAGTAGAATACAAGAGAGAGCTGTTCAAATGGCTGATCAGGTTTAGGTAATGTTTTGTATCTATGGTCGTACACAGAACTAATAAGAAAATGCTCTCCCGCATCTCGTAGATGTGggtgcatatatatatgtaaagcCATGAAAACTCTTCTTCTACCTCAGAAGGAAAATGGCAGCAGCGCAAGGATTagcattatttcaaaaaaattgtctatAACTCTTGCTGGGAGTTTTTTTGTGCCTAATGTGAATCTTCAAGTTCTTGTATATAGGTTTAGTTTGTTTTGGGATTTTGATGATTTAAATGGTTTTTGAAACTGAAGTATATTGATGATGTAAACTGTAGTATTTACATGGTGGACAAGTGTATATCATTCATTAAATTTTGCTTCTGATCTTTGACTGACGAACTGAGCAGCAAAGGAGCAGAGTATTAACCCCGATGTCAATATAGAAACTGCTCTGGATCCACTGTCCAAATCCACTGTTTAAATTAACCGTATAAGGCTGCATCATAAATGTGGTGCAGTATTGGAAAAAGCCATGTCTAATCTGATCTTTCAATGAATACCCGGTACTGGATTGGATGTGTTAATTGATGAAGCCTGCAAGAGGGGAGGGTTTAAAAATACGAAAGAGAGCCTGAAAGATGTCTTTAAGTTTTTGAAGTTGGTATAATAATATGAAGTAGTTTAGAAATGTTGTGATCAGTTGAAAATGTGGCAAGTCTTGGCTAAAAATTCGACGGATAAGAAACCTAGCAAGCAACCCCATGTGATTGCAAACCAGTGTGCAGGAAAACCTTCCCGTCCCCAATGTGACTGCAAACAGATGTGCAGGAAACCTTCGTTATTTCAAAATGTTGTACTGATACGGACTTCCATCTTGGTGGTGTGAAGGCAATTTAATATCTTCATAGATTTTTGATGTGCCTGCCTTGCACATAGCTGTACACAACGTAATTATGGACTGCAGCAACGCGGATGGAATCTTATCAGCAACAATGGCACTGATtactattaaatatatatatattttttggattttgctaTCGAAGTAAACTTAGTGAGAGAAAAGTGCTCTGCCAATTTACTTAGTGTTTGCATGTAAATGGAGCGAAACCAAATCTGAACCACCTGTCCATCATTTAGTTTGTTCTCCTGTCGAATGATAAAGACCTCTCTGCTTTCATATAGAATGGACCTGATCCACCGCATTTCCGCCGGTATTATTTTATTTTCTGCAGTAGGGTCAAATTTCTAAACCACCAGGCTCTGTACGGGCTATTCATAATGCCATGGTAAAATCATGACATTCAGTTGATTGATGGAATCTTATTGCCAGCCGTAGAAGAAAATGAGGAACAAGCAAGCATTATTTATTGATCTCTGTCAAGCTACAAGAAGCATCTATTTGACAGCCATCCacgggaaaataataaaatatacatcttCCTTTTGAATGTGAAATACTCGTTATTCGAGCACAAACACCTCCATCAAAAAAGATTATTTAATATCTCGGTGGACAAACTGCATATTTTTATTGATATGCGTAGGAATTAAGGATTATAAAATATTCAAGTTTTTTATTGGAATCAATGTATATGTTTTTGGATCAAATGAATTGGACATTTACTGATCTATCATGATCAGAGGGTGAGCGGCGAGTGGCTTCTACTTACTAATGCATTATGGATTTGGAGACTTGATGACTTTAAATGGTTTATTCTCACTGATCTATCATTAAGAAGGTCAGGGTTAGTGTGATCCGAAATAGTTTATGATCACCGATCCATCATTAAGAAGAGGGTGATTGTGATAAAATGACTTATATTCACTGATCCATCATTAGAAAGAGGCAggtgagtgtgatctgaaatgttttACTTATTATTTGGAAGAGGTGGGTGAATGTGTTTCGAAATGGTTTATACTTATTGTGAAATGTTTTACTCATTTTTTCGAATTATTTCGAAGAGGTGGGTGAATGTGTTTCGAAATAGTTTATGCTtattgatccatcatcaagaagAGGAGGATGAGTGTCACCTGAAATGGTTGGTTTATACTACTCATTCATCTTCAGGATGAGGATGAGGTGGGTGAGTGTGATTCAAAATGGCTTATGTTCATCAATCCATCATTAAGAAGATATGGGTGAGTGTCATCCGAAATGGCTTACAGTCACTGATTCATCATCAAGTAAAGGAGggtgagtgtgatctgaaatggtTTATAATCACCGATCCATCATCAAAAAGATGTGGgtgagtgtgattcaaaatgtgGTTTATACTCACCTATCCATTGTCAAGAAGAAGAGGGAGGGTGTGTGATCTGAAATGGTTTATACTCACTGATACATCATCAAAAAGATGTGGATGAATGTGATTCAAAATGGCTTATACTAATTGATTCATCATCAAAAAGAGGTGGGTGAGTGATTCGAAATGACTTATACTTGCTAATCTACTCCATCATAAAAAAGATGTGGGTGAATGTGTTCCAAAATATTGATCCAAAAAACAATCTTATGAACAGTTAAAAAACTATTATTAAGTATTATAAAATGCATTAAGAAAAAAggtttttggtttttttattaATTGGTATCCCCATTTTCTAAACACTGACACAGTCTTGCCCAGTTTTGTTGATGTGTTTGTTCTCTACATATAGAGCGCAGTAGTGGGTACATTCTCCAAGTACATGATCAGGTTGACGCGCCACGAAACCGCTTTGAACTTTGCGTATATACAGAGCGCATACTCGTGGAAAGTAGGGTATATACACAAAGCGTAAAAGGTAAACTCCGGGCTTTCTCACTGTAGAAAGTTCCATTATTTTTCTTCTCAACCCATAAAAATTCGATGACTGTACGATCCTAGTAAAAGAAAAATTTACACCTCGGGTTCTCAATAAAGAAAACGAAAATCCTCCTAAATTTATTCATAATAATTGAATGCCTTTGTACCCTGGCGCCAAAAAGAAATTGACGCCTCGGGCTGGGAATATGGTGAAGCAGACAAATAAAAGGAAACTCTGAACAGAAAGCTTTAATGAGGCTGTGCACCATTTCAGCATAATGAATTGTACGTGATGTCACAAGGAATTCTGGCACTGTGATTTGTTAACATGCAAcctttttatcttcctttttttttttcggGTAGAGTAGTAATTATGAAAGAGCACGATGCACGCTTTCATCATTCGACTGTGGAGCGTAGTGATTGAGGAAGCAGAATTTAGGGGCCACTGATCACGGGTGTTTGCTGAATCAGTACTAACACTCTATTATTAAGCTTGGGGATGCTGCCCTCCAGTCAAACCAAGTCCTCTATATCTATTTTTTTCTGAGCATCTCTGTTTTTATGCATATATCATGGATTACAATATTATAATTTCAGAAGTTTTTAATAAGAGTGATTAGTTTATTCGTTGGTTAATAGTTTAGTGTaattaaattttgaaaagattTCAATTTTGGTAAATGGTAAGGAAAGCGTATCAGTAACTTCGTGTACCTACAGATCTTAAATGGTACTTCTAATTTTGGctttgtcttcatatgcgactgaATTGCTTGCGACTTTGTCTCCATATGTCACTGCTTATAGCTATTTTGACTTTTGAGTAGTGGGATCCgttatgcacacaagggtcaaaaagtggtcatttcaaagaaGTTAGAAACCTACTTAAGGATGGCTgcagctattttggctccaaaatcgTAGTACGTAGTCAATAACATGCATGTTATTGATTGTTATATACGCAGTTGATTTTGAAAGGAGCAGAAATACAC contains the following coding sequences:
- the LOC131044392 gene encoding heavy metal-associated isoprenylated plant protein 32: MSKEDSIKLLKSQTIVLKVNIHCEGCRTKVKKLLQKTEGVYTHEIDREQQKVTVLGSIDADKLIKVLEKSGKHAELWPTGGKGNQPKQQNENKEQKPNKVQFDLSAQKPFKGQKGENDQNPLKAGNKAGLDWCYDEYLKDCKFDKVNGGDGKKGGGAENGGGKKGGGGGGAENGGGKKAGGGDGQKGGGADGGKKGGGDGQNKSGGSGNEGKNNGGGKKGGGGGGGGNPNQNGGGGKKNSGGDGDANQNGGKKNGGGDGGEDQGGGGGADWNKSGGGGGGKKGGKKGGNGGGDGEGGNMGYFDDVGYNSPPMVGVGYGGGGVSYGGGGYGGGGVSYGGGGGGGGVGAGCTCQHGGPVYGPYHDHAHVHSHLQQGYGANVNDRYLMMQYRPSYPVPPPPYYYQQNPNDYGTNLFSDENASGCSIM